In Labrus bergylta chromosome 11, fLabBer1.1, whole genome shotgun sequence, one genomic interval encodes:
- the tbcb gene encoding tubulin-folding cofactor B, translating into MDSEVTVITCPYVDVRLTSTISSFEVKRRFNRGITIAALKGKLEMVVGASFSSMDLELYGVSDKFLQKMDDNEALLGSYPVDDECRIHVIDRSGGQLEFTDVSKVEKFELSDEAYKKRTDSARSFMKNLRVGQYNEEEMARKKAELAAQQEEEKVAANAISVGNRCKVQVIGQPTKLGTVMYVGTTDFKPSYWVGVKYDEPLGKHNGTVEGKQYFECEDKYGGFVKPQNVTVGDFPEEDYGLDEM; encoded by the exons ATGGACAGCGAAGTGACTGTGATTACCTGTCCGTATGTGGATGTGCGCCTAACAAGCACCATCTCCTCGTTTGAGGTGAAGCGCAGGTTCAATAGAGGGATAACTATAGCAGCACTAAAG GGGAAGCTGGAGATGGTGGTTGGCGCGTCTTTCTCCAGCATGGACCTGGAGTTGTATGGTGTCTCTGACAAGTTCCTGCAGAAAATGGATGACAATGAAGCTTTGCTTGGTTCCTATCCTGTCGATGATGAGTGCAGAATACAC GTTATTGATAGAAGTGGAGGTCAATTGGAGTTCACAGATGTTTCCAAAGTGGAGAAGTTTGAACTTTCAGATGAAGCCTATAAGAAAAGAACAG ATTCTGCTAGGTCATTCATGAAGAATCTTCGTGTCGGTCAGTACAATGAGGAGGAAATGGCCAGGAAGAAAGCAGAGCTTGCTGCTCagcaagaggaagagaaggttGCTGCAAATGCCATTTCTGTCGGCAACCGGTGTAAAGTGCAGGTCATTGGACAACCCACCAAGCTTGGCACGGTCATGTATGTTG GTACAACTGATTTCAAGCCAAGCTACTGGGTGGGTGTGAAGTACGACGAGCCGCTGGGGAAGCACAATGGAAC tgtgGAAGGGAAGCAATACTTTGAATGTGAGGACAAATATGGTGGATTTGTGAAGCCCCAGAATGTGACTGTGGGAGACTTCCCTGAGGAGGATTATGGTTTAGATGAAATGTAG